A genomic region of uncultured Roseibium sp. contains the following coding sequences:
- a CDS encoding RidA family protein: MSDRINPETLYNSVQWGFSHAAVSEPGRLLHLAGQVAWDKDCQLVGGDDLNAQARQCLANLEAVLADQGLGPQHLIRLRTYVVNHTPEKLEPVGMALGEFWGDVTPAPNTWLGVQSLALPEFLVEIEGTAVLP, translated from the coding sequence ATGTCCGATCGTATCAACCCCGAAACACTCTATAACAGCGTCCAGTGGGGCTTCTCACACGCAGCCGTGTCCGAGCCGGGAAGGCTGCTGCATCTTGCCGGGCAGGTTGCCTGGGACAAGGATTGCCAACTGGTCGGCGGAGATGATCTGAACGCACAGGCGCGGCAGTGCCTTGCCAATCTCGAGGCCGTGCTTGCGGACCAGGGCCTCGGCCCGCAGCATCTCATCCGGCTCAGAACCTATGTCGTCAACCACACACCGGAAAAACTCGAGCCCGTCGGCATGGCGCTCGGTGAATTCTGGGGCGACGTCACGCCGGCACCCAACACCTGGCTCGGTGTGCAGTCACTCGCCCTGCCGGAGTTTCTGGTCGAGATCGAGGGAACGGCCGTGCTGCCCTGA
- a CDS encoding FAD-binding oxidoreductase, giving the protein MEDDLTSRLAERFGPVAVFPGDAEYDQRRQVWNAVVDRRPAVIVIAGNQDDVRHAVTTATDCGLNVCVKGGGHNIAGSAVADAALMIDMSDLKHIEIDADHRVARVGGGATWADLDAVAQAFGLAAPGGVVSSTGVAGLTLGGGFGWLARLHGLAVDNLLSAEIVLADGTIAVCSQSEHPDLFWAIRGGGGNFGVVTEFTFRLHPIGPQVLFGPTFFALEDAREVLSAYAKHAPLLPRKACVWANLMTAPPVPVLPESVHGTKVLTLMQFHAGPAGEAQADLQCLYAGVEPLGSALAARPFTEAQSFLDGAYEFGARNYWRAHNHTALTPELIDLLVGLTPDMPSAESELLICLLGGAVADVGEAATAFPHRHVPFMTTPGARWRDESDDADMIGWLKHVSEKIAGHAVPGSYVNFITEADGKAPHAYRGNLGRLTAAKQKYDPANLFRFNQNIAPETISAGQRAPLTR; this is encoded by the coding sequence ATGGAAGACGATCTCACCTCACGGTTGGCGGAACGTTTCGGCCCTGTTGCCGTCTTTCCCGGCGACGCCGAATACGACCAGCGGCGACAGGTCTGGAACGCAGTGGTTGACCGGCGCCCGGCTGTTATCGTGATTGCCGGGAACCAGGATGATGTCCGTCATGCCGTTACGACCGCCACCGATTGCGGTCTGAATGTCTGCGTGAAGGGCGGCGGCCACAACATCGCCGGTTCGGCCGTTGCCGACGCTGCGCTGATGATCGACATGTCGGATCTGAAACACATCGAAATCGATGCCGATCATCGCGTGGCGCGGGTCGGCGGCGGGGCAACCTGGGCCGATCTCGATGCGGTCGCGCAAGCCTTTGGTCTGGCAGCGCCCGGTGGTGTGGTCTCCTCGACCGGGGTCGCGGGCCTGACGCTGGGGGGCGGCTTTGGATGGCTGGCGCGCCTTCACGGCCTTGCCGTCGACAACCTGCTCTCGGCGGAAATCGTGCTGGCGGACGGCACGATCGCGGTCTGCTCGCAGAGCGAACACCCCGATCTCTTCTGGGCGATACGCGGCGGCGGCGGCAATTTCGGTGTCGTGACCGAATTCACCTTCAGGCTGCATCCGATCGGTCCGCAGGTTCTTTTCGGCCCGACCTTCTTTGCCCTGGAGGACGCGCGGGAAGTCCTTTCCGCATACGCAAAACACGCTCCATTGCTGCCGCGCAAAGCCTGCGTGTGGGCAAACCTCATGACTGCGCCGCCCGTGCCGGTTCTGCCCGAAAGCGTTCACGGGACCAAGGTTCTGACGCTGATGCAGTTCCACGCAGGCCCGGCCGGCGAAGCACAGGCCGACCTGCAATGCCTTTACGCCGGTGTCGAACCGCTCGGCAGCGCGCTTGCGGCCAGGCCCTTTACCGAAGCGCAGAGCTTTCTTGATGGCGCCTATGAGTTCGGCGCCCGCAATTACTGGCGGGCACACAACCATACCGCCCTGACGCCTGAGCTGATCGATCTTCTGGTGGGCCTGACGCCGGACATGCCGAGCGCGGAATCGGAACTTCTGATCTGTCTCCTCGGCGGTGCCGTCGCGGATGTCGGCGAGGCTGCCACGGCCTTCCCGCACCGGCACGTCCCGTTCATGACGACGCCGGGTGCGCGCTGGCGCGACGAAAGCGACGACGCTGACATGATCGGCTGGCTGAAGCACGTCTCGGAAAAGATCGCCGGGCACGCCGTGCCTGGATCGTATGTCAATTTCATCACCGAGGCCGACGGCAAGGCACCGCACGCCTATCGCGGCAACCTCGGCCGGCTTACTGCGGCCAAGCAAAAATACGACCCTGCCAACCTCTTCAGATTCAACCAGAACATCGCGCCCGAGACAATTTCCGCCGGTCAACGCGCGCCTCTTACCCGTTGA
- a CDS encoding helix-turn-helix domain-containing protein: MPYKGYGQYCPLALAAEVLCERWTLLVISRVIDGCTRFNEIHRGVPKISATLLSQRLSSLEHAGLITRRALDNGRGFSYELTDAGRDLDPIIMSLAVWGQKWSRDMETEDLDPAFLAWSMHTRLNVDAMPEKRIVMEFAFSGTHKGFSRFWLVVEDGEVDMCLKYPGFEEDLSISSDIRRFVEAWRGMRDLRSEIANGHITVVGQEKYRRALPDWLMLSALARFPRQSGTESDLGGDARVAQTGS, translated from the coding sequence ATGCCGTACAAGGGTTATGGACAGTACTGCCCGCTTGCCTTGGCTGCGGAAGTCCTATGCGAACGATGGACCCTGCTTGTCATCAGCCGGGTGATTGATGGCTGCACGCGGTTCAACGAAATTCACCGCGGCGTGCCCAAGATTTCCGCGACGCTGCTGAGCCAGCGCCTGTCGAGCCTGGAACACGCGGGCCTGATCACGCGCCGTGCGCTCGACAATGGCCGCGGCTTTTCTTACGAACTCACCGACGCCGGCCGGGATCTCGACCCGATCATCATGAGCCTCGCGGTCTGGGGCCAGAAGTGGTCGCGCGACATGGAAACGGAAGATCTCGATCCCGCCTTCCTCGCATGGAGCATGCACACCAGGCTGAATGTGGATGCTATGCCCGAGAAGCGGATCGTGATGGAGTTTGCGTTTTCCGGCACCCACAAGGGCTTCAGCCGCTTCTGGCTGGTGGTGGAGGACGGCGAGGTCGACATGTGCCTGAAATATCCGGGTTTTGAAGAGGATCTGTCGATCTCGTCCGATATCAGGCGGTTCGTCGAAGCCTGGCGCGGCATGCGTGATCTACGCAGCGAAATCGCCAACGGGCACATCACTGTCGTCGGACAGGAGAAATACCGGCGCGCCCTGCCGGACTGGCTGATGCTCAGCGCGCTGGCCCGCTTCCCCCGCCAATCCGGAACCGAGTCCGATCTGGGTGGAGACGCCCGGGTCGCGCAGACAGGCTCGTAA
- the panC gene encoding pantoate--beta-alanine ligase has translation MKICRTKAEMRDAVRDWRAERVTVGLVPTMGYLHEGHLGLVRMARNNADRTVVSIFVNPTQFGANEDLDTYPRDEARDLTLLEQEGVDAVFLPGAGEMYRPGEPAYVDVPELSGILQGALRPGHFRGVSTVVTKLFNIVTPDLAVFGEKDYQQLTLIRQMVRDLDMPLEILGHPTVREADGLAMSSRNVRLQPAHRQEAVALNEALDEAVLTAKTRPLIEDLETAVRSRLEGSPSATVESIDIRDADTLEELSGTLDSRAVILLAVRYDTVLLIDQRIVAPDF, from the coding sequence ATGAAGATCTGCCGGACAAAGGCGGAGATGCGCGATGCCGTGCGGGACTGGCGGGCGGAGCGCGTGACGGTCGGCCTGGTGCCGACCATGGGCTATCTGCATGAAGGGCACCTCGGTCTCGTTCGGATGGCGCGCAACAACGCGGATCGCACCGTTGTCAGCATTTTTGTCAATCCGACCCAGTTCGGCGCGAACGAAGACCTCGACACCTATCCGCGCGACGAGGCAAGAGACCTGACCCTGCTGGAACAGGAAGGTGTCGATGCCGTCTTTCTTCCAGGGGCCGGCGAAATGTACCGGCCGGGCGAACCCGCCTATGTCGATGTTCCCGAGCTTTCCGGGATCCTGCAGGGGGCTTTGCGTCCGGGCCATTTCCGCGGCGTATCCACGGTCGTGACGAAACTGTTCAACATCGTCACGCCCGATCTCGCCGTGTTCGGCGAGAAAGACTACCAGCAGCTCACGCTGATCCGGCAAATGGTGCGCGACCTGGATATGCCGCTTGAAATCCTCGGTCATCCGACGGTTCGCGAGGCCGATGGTCTGGCCATGTCATCCAGAAATGTCCGTTTGCAGCCCGCGCACCGGCAGGAAGCGGTTGCGTTGAACGAAGCGCTGGACGAGGCCGTGCTCACGGCGAAGACGCGGCCCTTGATTGAAGACCTGGAAACGGCGGTCAGGTCACGTCTTGAAGGCTCGCCGTCGGCAACCGTGGAAAGTATCGACATCCGCGACGCCGATACGCTCGAAGAACTCTCCGGCACGCTGGACAGCCGTGCCGTCATCCTGCTCGCGGTTCGCTATGACACCGTTCTGCTGATCGACCAGCGTATCGTCGCGCCGGATTTTTGA
- the panB gene encoding 3-methyl-2-oxobutanoate hydroxymethyltransferase, with protein MSAQKPVRRLTAPQIAKRKGGEPIVSLTSYHAHTASIVDQYADFILVGDSLGMVMHGMESTVGVSLDLMIMHGKAVVRGTRKTLVVVDMPFGSYEEGPAEAFRNAARVMKETQCGAVKLEGGVRMAETIRFLTERGVPVMAHIGLTPQSVHVMGGFKTQGRQQDDWDQHFEDARAVTEAGAFAVVLEGMVEPLAAQITREIPIPTIGIGASAECDGQILVLEDMLGLNPAPPKFVKVYGNLGGQIEAAVKAYADEVKERSFPAEDQVYR; from the coding sequence ATGAGCGCCCAGAAACCCGTCCGCCGGCTGACGGCCCCCCAGATCGCAAAGCGCAAGGGCGGCGAGCCGATCGTCTCGCTGACATCCTACCACGCGCACACCGCGTCCATCGTCGATCAATACGCCGACTTCATCCTGGTCGGCGACAGTCTCGGCATGGTCATGCATGGCATGGAATCAACGGTCGGTGTCTCGCTCGACCTGATGATCATGCATGGCAAGGCGGTCGTCAGGGGCACAAGGAAAACCCTCGTTGTCGTCGACATGCCCTTCGGCAGTTATGAGGAAGGCCCGGCCGAGGCCTTTCGCAACGCCGCGCGTGTCATGAAGGAGACCCAGTGCGGGGCGGTCAAGCTGGAAGGCGGCGTGCGCATGGCCGAAACCATCCGCTTCCTGACCGAGCGCGGCGTTCCGGTCATGGCCCATATCGGCCTCACGCCTCAGTCCGTCCACGTCATGGGCGGCTTCAAGACGCAAGGCAGGCAACAGGACGACTGGGACCAGCATTTCGAGGATGCGCGCGCGGTGACGGAGGCCGGGGCTTTCGCCGTTGTCCTGGAAGGCATGGTCGAACCGCTCGCGGCGCAGATCACCAGGGAGATCCCGATCCCCACCATCGGCATCGGGGCGTCAGCCGAGTGCGACGGCCAGATCCTGGTGCTGGAAGACATGCTCGGGCTCAACCCCGCACCGCCGAAATTCGTCAAGGTCTACGGCAATCTCGGCGGGCAGATCGAGGCTGCGGTCAAGGCTTATGCGGATGAGGTCAAGGAGCGGAGTTTTCCGGCTGAGGACCAGGTTTACCGCTGA
- a CDS encoding trifunctional transcriptional activator/DNA repair protein Ada/methylated-DNA--[protein]-cysteine S-methyltransferase, whose product MLMTRPDFDTLYEALLNRDPSYDGRVFVCVASTGIFCRLTCPARKPKRENCTFHETVGDCIDAGFRPCKRCKPTTPEASADPVVKPLIEALEKRPGYRWGEPDIVRMGLDPSTVRRAFKRHFGMTFLEMARQRRLQEGFSTLAEGGKVIDAQITAGFESPSAFREAFAKILGQAPGTFSDDPLLMADWVSSPLGPLIAVADRTQLHLLEFLDRRALPAEFRRLQTFAKGRIGFGRTGVTDQIQEELDRFFAGKSGVFETPLALHGSAFTRDVWRELLKIPAGRTRSYSDLASELGRPSAVRAVARANGANQIAIVVPCHRVLGADGSLTGYGGGLWRKQRLIELERSYAEAGRSSVGG is encoded by the coding sequence ATGCTGATGACCCGACCTGATTTTGATACGCTCTATGAAGCGCTGCTCAATCGCGATCCGTCCTATGACGGGCGCGTCTTCGTCTGTGTGGCCTCCACCGGCATCTTCTGCCGGCTGACCTGTCCGGCGCGCAAGCCGAAGCGGGAGAACTGCACATTCCATGAAACCGTCGGTGACTGTATCGATGCCGGTTTCCGCCCGTGCAAGCGCTGCAAGCCGACAACACCGGAGGCGAGCGCGGACCCGGTCGTCAAACCGCTGATCGAGGCGCTTGAAAAACGGCCGGGCTATCGATGGGGCGAGCCGGACATCGTCAGGATGGGGCTCGACCCGTCGACGGTGCGCCGGGCCTTCAAACGGCATTTCGGCATGACCTTTCTGGAAATGGCCCGCCAGCGCCGGTTGCAGGAAGGGTTCTCGACGCTTGCTGAAGGGGGCAAGGTGATCGATGCCCAGATCACGGCAGGCTTTGAATCTCCGAGTGCGTTCCGCGAAGCCTTTGCGAAAATCCTGGGGCAGGCCCCCGGAACCTTTTCCGATGACCCTTTGCTCATGGCCGACTGGGTGTCATCGCCGCTCGGTCCGCTGATCGCGGTCGCCGACAGGACCCAGCTGCATCTGCTTGAGTTCCTGGACCGCAGGGCCCTGCCGGCCGAATTCAGGAGGTTGCAGACATTTGCGAAGGGCAGGATCGGGTTCGGGCGGACCGGGGTCACCGACCAGATCCAGGAGGAACTGGACCGCTTCTTTGCCGGCAAATCAGGTGTCTTCGAAACACCGCTTGCGCTGCACGGCTCTGCCTTCACCAGGGACGTCTGGCGGGAATTGCTGAAGATCCCGGCGGGCCGTACCAGAAGCTACTCCGACCTTGCCAGTGAACTGGGGCGGCCGTCGGCGGTCCGGGCCGTGGCGCGCGCCAACGGCGCAAACCAGATCGCGATCGTCGTTCCCTGTCACCGGGTTCTGGGGGCTGACGGATCGCTGACCGGATACGGCGGCGGCCTCTGGCGCAAGCAGCGCCTGATCGAGCTGGAACGCAGTTATGCAGAAGCCGGCCGATCGAGTGTCGGTGGATAG
- a CDS encoding aminotransferase class I/II-fold pyridoxal phosphate-dependent enzyme: protein MSVLVFNKPFTQQEPISPEAIAEAARVLESGRLHRYNTVEGEDGDTALWESEYAAYQGAKYCLATTSGGTAMQIALRAAGVQSGDAILTNAFTLAPVPGAIAAVGAVPVFVETTANLTIDLADLEAKIKSSTARVLLLSHMRGHLADMDALCALLEERGVVLIEDCAHTMGAEWNGIKSGNYGKVACFSTQTYKHLNSGEGGLLTTDDPVIMANAVILSGSYMLFEKHLARPETAAFEAARFENPNCSSRMDNLRAAILRPQLPHLDRNIGRWNRRYQILEAKLRSAADAAVPNRPRQELYVGSSFQFLVPDWTDETCRSFVEACKKRGVELKWFGDANPVGFTSRFDSWKYAPEQSLPGTIAILRRIMDLRVPLSFTEEDCDTIGTIIVEELGRIA from the coding sequence ATGTCCGTTTTGGTTTTCAACAAGCCGTTCACGCAGCAAGAACCGATATCGCCCGAAGCGATCGCGGAAGCAGCGCGCGTTCTGGAGAGCGGGCGCCTGCACCGGTACAACACGGTTGAGGGTGAAGACGGGGACACGGCGCTCTGGGAAAGCGAATATGCCGCCTATCAGGGCGCGAAATACTGCCTGGCAACCACGTCCGGCGGAACCGCGATGCAGATCGCGCTGCGTGCCGCAGGCGTGCAGTCCGGCGATGCCATCCTGACGAACGCGTTCACGCTCGCGCCCGTGCCCGGAGCGATCGCGGCTGTTGGTGCGGTCCCCGTCTTCGTCGAAACGACAGCCAACCTCACCATCGACCTTGCCGACCTCGAAGCCAAGATCAAGTCCAGCACCGCCAGGGTTCTGCTGCTGTCGCATATGCGCGGACACCTTGCCGATATGGATGCGCTTTGCGCGCTTCTGGAGGAGCGCGGCGTGGTTCTGATAGAAGATTGCGCCCACACGATGGGCGCGGAATGGAACGGCATCAAGAGCGGCAACTACGGCAAGGTGGCCTGCTTCAGCACGCAGACCTACAAGCATCTCAACAGCGGCGAAGGCGGTCTGCTGACGACGGACGATCCTGTCATCATGGCGAATGCCGTCATCCTGTCCGGGTCCTACATGCTGTTCGAGAAGCATCTCGCGCGTCCCGAGACGGCAGCTTTTGAAGCAGCACGGTTCGAAAACCCGAACTGTTCCTCGCGCATGGACAACCTGCGGGCCGCGATCCTGAGGCCGCAGCTGCCCCATCTCGACCGGAACATCGGCCGCTGGAACCGGCGCTACCAGATCCTTGAGGCGAAGCTTCGGAGTGCCGCGGACGCGGCGGTCCCGAACCGTCCGCGGCAGGAGCTCTATGTCGGCTCGTCGTTCCAGTTTCTTGTCCCGGACTGGACGGACGAGACCTGCAGGTCCTTCGTGGAGGCCTGCAAGAAGCGCGGTGTGGAACTGAAATGGTTCGGCGATGCCAATCCGGTGGGCTTCACCAGCCGGTTCGACAGCTGGAAATACGCACCGGAACAGTCATTGCCCGGAACCATCGCGATCCTCAGACGGATCATGGACCTGCGCGTCCCGCTGAGCTTCACCGAAGAGGATTGCGACACGATCGGAACCATCATCGTGGAGGAACTCGGCCGCATTGCGTGA
- a CDS encoding ABC transporter ATP-binding protein — MVPRKDVLLEVKDLRIEGYSDEKWVEIVHGVDLTLHKGEVLGLIGESGAGKSTIGLASMGFARDGCRISGGSIEFDGMELTTTPESDLRALRGSRIAYVAQSAAASFNPAHRIIDQHTEAPIQYRIQKRVEAQEDAMELYHRLRLPNPNEIGFRYPHQVSGGQLQRAMTAMAMACRPDLIIFDEPTTALDVTTQIEVLAAIRDIVDQFNTAAIYITHDLAVVAQMADTIKVLLKGEEVEEAPTEQMLDSPSEDYTKSLWAVRSFKRPQKDRPAEADAVPIVSVKNVDAAYGKIQVLDDVSFDIYAGMTVAVVGESGSGKSTTARCITGLLPPTKGEIQFNGEALPPRYQDRTKDQLRQAQMIYQMADTALNPKIRISEIIGRPAQFYGNLHGAELKNRVDELLDLIELDPAKFYNRFPPELSGGQKQRIGIARALAAEPSFIICDEVTSALDQLVAEGILKLLDKLQQDLNLAYMFITHDLATVRSIADEVVVMQKGKVVEQGPKDKMFTPPHHPYTDLLLSSVPEMDPNWLTTLLEERGTDSIGEAANV, encoded by the coding sequence ATGGTCCCAAGGAAAGATGTCCTTCTTGAAGTCAAGGACCTTCGGATCGAGGGCTATTCCGACGAAAAATGGGTCGAAATCGTTCATGGCGTCGACCTGACCCTGCACAAGGGGGAAGTCCTCGGCCTGATCGGGGAGTCGGGTGCCGGAAAGTCCACCATCGGGCTTGCGTCCATGGGGTTTGCGCGAGACGGCTGCCGGATTTCCGGCGGCTCGATCGAGTTCGACGGCATGGAGCTGACCACGACACCGGAAAGCGACCTCAGGGCTCTGCGCGGATCGCGCATCGCCTATGTTGCCCAATCCGCGGCGGCCTCGTTCAACCCGGCGCACCGGATCATCGACCAGCACACGGAAGCTCCGATCCAGTACCGCATCCAAAAGCGTGTCGAAGCGCAGGAAGATGCAATGGAGCTTTATCACCGCCTACGTCTGCCCAATCCGAATGAAATCGGTTTCCGCTACCCGCACCAGGTTTCGGGCGGGCAGCTGCAGCGCGCGATGACCGCCATGGCGATGGCCTGCCGTCCCGACCTCATCATTTTCGATGAGCCGACGACCGCGCTGGACGTCACCACCCAGATCGAGGTTCTCGCCGCGATCCGGGATATCGTCGACCAGTTCAACACCGCCGCGATCTACATCACGCACGACCTTGCCGTGGTTGCGCAGATGGCAGACACGATCAAGGTGCTGCTCAAGGGTGAGGAAGTCGAGGAAGCGCCCACGGAGCAGATGCTGGATTCGCCCAGCGAAGACTACACGAAGAGCCTTTGGGCGGTACGCAGCTTCAAGCGGCCGCAGAAGGACCGGCCGGCGGAAGCCGATGCCGTGCCGATCGTCTCGGTCAAGAACGTGGACGCTGCCTATGGCAAGATCCAGGTTCTCGATGATGTCTCGTTCGACATCTACGCGGGCATGACGGTGGCCGTTGTCGGCGAATCGGGTTCGGGCAAATCGACGACCGCACGCTGCATCACGGGGCTCCTGCCGCCGACCAAGGGCGAGATCCAGTTCAACGGGGAAGCGCTGCCGCCGAGGTATCAGGACAGAACCAAGGATCAGTTGCGCCAGGCGCAGATGATCTACCAGATGGCGGATACCGCGCTGAACCCCAAGATCAGGATCAGTGAGATCATCGGACGGCCGGCACAGTTTTACGGCAACCTTCACGGGGCCGAACTGAAAAACCGCGTCGATGAACTGCTCGACCTGATCGAGCTGGATCCGGCGAAGTTCTACAACCGGTTCCCGCCGGAGCTGTCAGGCGGACAGAAGCAGCGCATCGGTATTGCCCGCGCGCTTGCGGCCGAGCCTTCCTTCATTATCTGCGACGAGGTGACGAGTGCGCTCGACCAGCTTGTCGCCGAAGGCATTCTGAAGCTTCTGGACAAGCTGCAGCAAGACCTGAACCTGGCCTACATGTTCATCACCCACGATCTGGCAACCGTCCGGTCGATTGCGGACGAAGTGGTGGTGATGCAGAAAGGCAAGGTCGTCGAGCAGGGGCCGAAGGACAAGATGTTCACGCCGCCGCATCATCCGTACACAGACCTCCTGCTGTCGTCGGTTCCGGAAATGGATCCGAACTGGCTGACGACGCTGCTTGAGGAACGGGGCACGGATTCGATCGGCGAAGCAGCCAACGTCTGA
- a CDS encoding ABC transporter permease: MNSFVIGYYALLIGASCLAAYFKQRQIFLLVFSLTLISFVTGIIGGVPALRFITIAAGLLALAAGVSYAFREFLIIIAPDGVAKELRTAPLTAAFGMFVIFTYAIAGIFAPVIAPFGEAEVISSAFAPADENMLLGADQLGRDMFSRIIYGARNTVGLALLATALAFVAGALAGLLAATKGGWFDQFMGRAADVIMSIPSLIFALLMLSIFGTSLVVIVVVIALIYSPRVFRLTRAVAGNVVVMDYIEAAKLRGEGTWYLIRKEILPNSTAPLIAEFGLEFCFVFLLIAGLSFLGLGIQPPTADWGSMVRENATLISFGELTPLIPAAAIALLTVAVNFVVDWMLFRSSGLKEV, translated from the coding sequence ATGAATTCATTCGTTATCGGATACTATGCGCTGCTGATCGGGGCCTCGTGCCTGGCAGCGTATTTCAAGCAACGGCAGATCTTCCTGCTGGTTTTCTCGCTGACGCTGATCTCTTTCGTCACCGGGATCATCGGAGGCGTCCCTGCGCTGCGCTTCATCACAATCGCGGCAGGCCTGCTCGCGCTCGCGGCGGGTGTCTCCTACGCGTTCCGCGAGTTCCTGATCATCATCGCTCCCGATGGTGTCGCGAAGGAACTCAGGACCGCACCGCTGACGGCCGCGTTCGGCATGTTCGTGATCTTCACCTATGCAATTGCAGGGATCTTTGCGCCCGTAATCGCCCCCTTCGGCGAAGCGGAGGTGATTTCCTCGGCCTTTGCCCCTGCGGACGAGAACATGCTGCTCGGTGCCGACCAGCTCGGACGTGACATGTTCAGCCGTATCATCTACGGCGCGCGCAACACTGTCGGCCTTGCTCTCCTGGCCACAGCACTCGCGTTCGTCGCCGGTGCGCTGGCCGGGTTGCTCGCCGCCACGAAAGGCGGCTGGTTCGACCAGTTCATGGGCCGCGCGGCGGACGTGATCATGTCGATCCCGTCCCTGATCTTCGCGCTGCTGATGCTGAGTATCTTCGGCACCAGCCTCGTCGTGATCGTCGTGGTCATCGCGCTGATCTATTCGCCGCGTGTCTTCCGCCTGACCCGTGCCGTGGCCGGGAACGTGGTGGTGATGGACTATATCGAGGCTGCCAAGCTTCGCGGGGAAGGAACCTGGTACCTGATCCGCAAGGAAATCCTGCCGAACTCGACCGCACCGCTGATCGCGGAATTCGGTCTCGAGTTCTGCTTCGTGTTCCTGCTCATCGCCGGTCTCTCGTTCCTTGGTCTCGGCATCCAGCCGCCGACCGCGGACTGGGGTTCGATGGTGCGCGAGAACGCAACGCTGATTTCGTTTGGTGAACTCACGCCGCTGATCCCGGCAGCAGCAATCGCGCTGCTGACGGTTGCGGTCAACTTCGTCGTCGACTGGATGCTGTTCCGGTCTTCCGGCCTGAAGGAGGTTTGA
- a CDS encoding ABC transporter permease, giving the protein MGDILQLVLKRLGLGVVTLLVISILIFFAVELLPGDIAQAVLGQAATPETVAALREKMGLDQPAIFRYFQWLGGAVTGDFGVSLISGERVSEAISDRFINTLFLACYAAVIAVPISIILGVIVALLRNTLFDRVANVVTLTSISSPEFFLGYILILYLAVKTNYFPAIASLSSDMSFGELLHRTFLPALTLVLVVTAHMMRMTRAAIINLLASPYIEMARLKGVPAWKVIVKHALPNAWAPIINVVALNLAYLITGVVLVEVVFVYPGIGQLLVDAVSKRDFPIVQACCLIFAATFILLNLAADVGSILTNPRLRHPK; this is encoded by the coding sequence ATGGGGGACATCCTACAGCTGGTCCTTAAGAGACTTGGCTTGGGTGTGGTCACGCTACTCGTGATCTCAATCCTGATTTTCTTCGCGGTCGAACTGCTGCCGGGCGATATCGCCCAGGCCGTACTCGGACAGGCCGCCACACCTGAAACCGTTGCCGCCTTGCGCGAGAAAATGGGCCTCGATCAGCCTGCGATCTTTCGCTATTTCCAATGGCTCGGCGGTGCCGTAACAGGCGATTTCGGCGTTTCACTCATCTCGGGCGAGCGTGTCAGTGAAGCGATCAGCGACCGCTTCATCAACACGCTGTTCCTGGCGTGCTACGCGGCCGTCATCGCGGTTCCGATCTCGATCATTCTCGGCGTGATTGTCGCGCTCCTGCGCAACACGCTGTTCGACCGGGTCGCCAACGTGGTCACGCTGACCTCGATCAGTTCTCCGGAATTCTTTCTCGGCTACATCCTGATCCTGTATCTGGCCGTGAAAACCAACTACTTCCCGGCAATCGCAAGTCTGAGCAGCGACATGAGCTTCGGCGAACTGCTGCACAGGACATTCCTGCCGGCGCTGACGCTGGTTCTGGTCGTGACCGCACACATGATGCGCATGACGCGGGCCGCGATCATCAACCTGCTGGCATCGCCATACATCGAAATGGCCCGCCTGAAAGGCGTGCCGGCGTGGAAAGTCATCGTCAAACACGCCCTGCCCAACGCATGGGCGCCGATCATCAACGTTGTCGCCCTTAACCTGGCCTACCTGATCACCGGCGTTGTTCTGGTCGAGGTGGTGTTCGTCTATCCGGGCATCGGTCAGTTGCTGGTCGACGCGGTGTCGAAACGCGACTTCCCGATCGTTCAGGCGTGCTGTCTCATCTTCGCTGCGACCTTCATTCTGCTCAACCTTGCAGCAGATGTCGGATCGATCTTGACCAACCCGCGTTTGCGGCATCCGAAGTGA